From one Triticum urartu cultivar G1812 chromosome 3, Tu2.1, whole genome shotgun sequence genomic stretch:
- the LOC125546333 gene encoding telomere-binding protein 1-like isoform X2 — protein sequence MVVRKRLDYGSRGHQVPAMPRVPSSARGKRSARRKKDEMSPFDLLATVAGTLLVDHENSSNNAPSINAAALTYARKRKSVKAEQCDDAPPLKSIAVESCIAGSGGVCASPRQSNICLAENSSTRNGTDTVLESLTVKPDMLVRDSVFSCTKSCNRAHGVGGIPECGSSRSLEATNQVQVQQPMDGDTTALYSLVSSVDLDGRPPALVSSDSSSGVPLCIHDKDRNTSPLCHAEARHAADRDDDENSSGCTHPCTMGNNKSYMPQYTGDSRIRKMFASKIRKAARNKMCGEMSNKGSKLNLGGKKISTTRQRVQRAMFKRQKPVRRHFTPSSAKGILTEVKLRIKSFTIPELFIEIPENATVGSLKRTVMDVVTSIIESGLRVGVLLQGKSIQDDNKTLRQARICHGENLENIDFTLECEAGQSSSHGVRIPEEMDFHGADAMKPLAMVKCEEPFSETKAGYNNQQRVQASPNRVQSEHGSVHSLFETTAHEASASSQAIVPVASPSSEALAIVPVCKSKRPAIGQRRIRRPFSLPEVEALVEAVEQLGTGRWRDVKMLAFDNTDHRTYVDLKDKWKTLVHTASISPQQRRGEPVPQGLLDRVLAAQAYWSQQQQQVLSGKASGQACSSSC from the exons ATGGTGGTGCGGAAGAGGTTGGATTATGGATCTCGTGGCCACCAGGTTCCCGCCATGCCACGCGTTCCAAGCTCTGCTCGG GGGAAACGCTCAGCCAGGAGAAAGAAAGATGAGATGTCCCCGTTTGATTTGCTCGCGACCGTCGCAGGAACGCTGTTAGTGGATCATGAGAATTCATCTAATAATGCTCCTAGCATCAATGCAGCAGCTTTGACCTATGCCAGGAAAAGGAAATCAGTTAAAGCTGAGCAGTGTGATGACGCTCCGCCGCTCAAAAGCATTGCTGTGGAGAGCTGTATAGCGGGTTCTGGTGGTGTGTGTGCCTCTCCTAGGCAATCTAACATCTGCTTGGCAGAAAACTCGTCGACACGAAATGGTACTGACACAGTGTTAGAGTCACTAACCGTGAAACCAGATATGTTGGTTAGGGACTCGGTGTTTAGTTGTACAAAATCATGTAACCGTGCCCATGGTGTTGGCGGAATTCCAGAGTGTGGATCTTCACGGTCGCTAGAGGCTACTAATCAAGTGCAGGTGCAGCAACCTATGGACGGTGACACCACAGCCTTGTACAGTTTGGTTAGCTCTGTGGATTTGGATGGCAGACCTCCTGCTTTGGTTAGCTCTGACAGTAGCTCAGGAGTGCCTTTGTGCATCCATGACAAGGACCGCAACACCTCCCCTTTGTGCCATGCTGAAGCAAGGCATGCTGCAGATAGAGATGATGACGAAAATTCTTCCGGGTGCACTCATCCATGCACCATGGGAAATAATAAGAGCTATATGCCACAGTATACGGGCGATAGCAGGATAAGGAAAATGTTTGCTTCCAAGATAAGGAAGGCAGCTCGTAATAAGATGTGTGGAGAGATGTCCAATAAAG GTAGCAAGCTAAATTTAGGTGGAAAAAAGATATCCACCACACGCCAAAGAGTACAAAGAGCAATGTTCAAGAGGCAAAAGCCAGTGCGCCGTCATTTTACACCATCTTCTGCTAAAGGGATTCTAACTGAAG TTAAGCTAAGAATCAAGTCATTCACCATCCCGGAACTGTTCATCGAGATCCCTGAAAATGCAACAGTTGGTTCATTGAAG AGGACTGTAATGGACGTTGTTACTAGTATAATTGAAAGTGGCCTCCGGGTTGGTGTTCTTCTTCAAGGAAAGAGTATTCAAGATGACAACAAGACACTTCGTCAAGCTAGAATTTGCCACGGAGAAAATCTAGAAAACATAGACTTCACACTGGAATGTGAAGCTGGGCAAAGCTCTTCCCATGGGGTCAGAATACCAGAGGAAATGGATTTTCATGGTGCAGATGCCATGAAACCATTAGCTAT GGTAAAGTGTGAAGAGCCCTTTTCTGAGACCAAGGCCGGTTATAACAACCAGCAGCGTGTGCAGGCGTCTCCAAACCGTGTTCAGAGCGAACATGGTTCTGTTCATTCTCTTTTTGAAACAACTGCTCACGAAGCATCAGCTAGCTCACAAGCCATTGTTCCGGTTGCCTCTCCAAGCTCAGAGGCTCTAGCCATTGTGCCTGTTTGCAAGTCAAAGCGGCCCGCTATTGGGCAAAGACGAATAAGGAGGCCCTTCTCCTTGCCTGAGGTGGAGGCACTAGTGGAAGCTGTTGAACAGCTTGGAACAGGAAG GTGGAGGGACGTTAAAATGCTCGCGTTCGACAATACTGATCATAGGACCTATGTCGATCTTAAG GACAAGTGGAAGACCCTGGTGCACACGGCGAGCATATCCCCGCAGCAGAGGCGGGGCGAGCCGGTGCCGCAGGGGCTGCTCGACCGCGTGCTGGCGGCGCAGGCCTACTGGtcccagcagcagcagcaggtgCTATCAGGCAAGGCTTCAGGACAAGCCTGCTCCTCCAGCTGCTGA
- the LOC125546333 gene encoding telomere-binding protein 1-like isoform X1: MVVRKRLDYGSRGHQVPAMPRVPSSARGKRSARRKKDEMSPFDLLATVAGTLLVDHENSSNNAPSINAAALTYARKRKSVKAEQCDDAPPLKSIAVESCIAGSGGVCASPRQSNICLAENSSTRNGTDTVLESLTVKPDMLVRDSVFSCTKSCNRAHGVGGIPECGSSRSLEATNQVQVQQPMDGDTTALYSLVSSVDLDGRPPALVSSDSSSGVPLCIHDKDRNTSPLCHAEARHAADRDDDENSSGCTHPCTMGNNKSYMPQYTGDSRIRKMFASKIRKAARNKMCGEMSNKGSKLNLGGKKISTTRQRVQRAMFKRQKPVRRHFTPSSAKGILTEASGASFSVEGQNPLCGSEDYNVKLRIKSFTIPELFIEIPENATVGSLKRTVMDVVTSIIESGLRVGVLLQGKSIQDDNKTLRQARICHGENLENIDFTLECEAGQSSSHGVRIPEEMDFHGADAMKPLAMVKCEEPFSETKAGYNNQQRVQASPNRVQSEHGSVHSLFETTAHEASASSQAIVPVASPSSEALAIVPVCKSKRPAIGQRRIRRPFSLPEVEALVEAVEQLGTGRWRDVKMLAFDNTDHRTYVDLKDKWKTLVHTASISPQQRRGEPVPQGLLDRVLAAQAYWSQQQQQVLSGKASGQACSSSC, encoded by the exons ATGGTGGTGCGGAAGAGGTTGGATTATGGATCTCGTGGCCACCAGGTTCCCGCCATGCCACGCGTTCCAAGCTCTGCTCGG GGGAAACGCTCAGCCAGGAGAAAGAAAGATGAGATGTCCCCGTTTGATTTGCTCGCGACCGTCGCAGGAACGCTGTTAGTGGATCATGAGAATTCATCTAATAATGCTCCTAGCATCAATGCAGCAGCTTTGACCTATGCCAGGAAAAGGAAATCAGTTAAAGCTGAGCAGTGTGATGACGCTCCGCCGCTCAAAAGCATTGCTGTGGAGAGCTGTATAGCGGGTTCTGGTGGTGTGTGTGCCTCTCCTAGGCAATCTAACATCTGCTTGGCAGAAAACTCGTCGACACGAAATGGTACTGACACAGTGTTAGAGTCACTAACCGTGAAACCAGATATGTTGGTTAGGGACTCGGTGTTTAGTTGTACAAAATCATGTAACCGTGCCCATGGTGTTGGCGGAATTCCAGAGTGTGGATCTTCACGGTCGCTAGAGGCTACTAATCAAGTGCAGGTGCAGCAACCTATGGACGGTGACACCACAGCCTTGTACAGTTTGGTTAGCTCTGTGGATTTGGATGGCAGACCTCCTGCTTTGGTTAGCTCTGACAGTAGCTCAGGAGTGCCTTTGTGCATCCATGACAAGGACCGCAACACCTCCCCTTTGTGCCATGCTGAAGCAAGGCATGCTGCAGATAGAGATGATGACGAAAATTCTTCCGGGTGCACTCATCCATGCACCATGGGAAATAATAAGAGCTATATGCCACAGTATACGGGCGATAGCAGGATAAGGAAAATGTTTGCTTCCAAGATAAGGAAGGCAGCTCGTAATAAGATGTGTGGAGAGATGTCCAATAAAG GTAGCAAGCTAAATTTAGGTGGAAAAAAGATATCCACCACACGCCAAAGAGTACAAAGAGCAATGTTCAAGAGGCAAAAGCCAGTGCGCCGTCATTTTACACCATCTTCTGCTAAAGGGATTCTAACTGAAG CTAGCGGGGCATCATTTTCTGTGGAAGGTCAAAATCCATTATGTGGATCTGAGGACTACAATG TTAAGCTAAGAATCAAGTCATTCACCATCCCGGAACTGTTCATCGAGATCCCTGAAAATGCAACAGTTGGTTCATTGAAG AGGACTGTAATGGACGTTGTTACTAGTATAATTGAAAGTGGCCTCCGGGTTGGTGTTCTTCTTCAAGGAAAGAGTATTCAAGATGACAACAAGACACTTCGTCAAGCTAGAATTTGCCACGGAGAAAATCTAGAAAACATAGACTTCACACTGGAATGTGAAGCTGGGCAAAGCTCTTCCCATGGGGTCAGAATACCAGAGGAAATGGATTTTCATGGTGCAGATGCCATGAAACCATTAGCTAT GGTAAAGTGTGAAGAGCCCTTTTCTGAGACCAAGGCCGGTTATAACAACCAGCAGCGTGTGCAGGCGTCTCCAAACCGTGTTCAGAGCGAACATGGTTCTGTTCATTCTCTTTTTGAAACAACTGCTCACGAAGCATCAGCTAGCTCACAAGCCATTGTTCCGGTTGCCTCTCCAAGCTCAGAGGCTCTAGCCATTGTGCCTGTTTGCAAGTCAAAGCGGCCCGCTATTGGGCAAAGACGAATAAGGAGGCCCTTCTCCTTGCCTGAGGTGGAGGCACTAGTGGAAGCTGTTGAACAGCTTGGAACAGGAAG GTGGAGGGACGTTAAAATGCTCGCGTTCGACAATACTGATCATAGGACCTATGTCGATCTTAAG GACAAGTGGAAGACCCTGGTGCACACGGCGAGCATATCCCCGCAGCAGAGGCGGGGCGAGCCGGTGCCGCAGGGGCTGCTCGACCGCGTGCTGGCGGCGCAGGCCTACTGGtcccagcagcagcagcaggtgCTATCAGGCAAGGCTTCAGGACAAGCCTGCTCCTCCAGCTGCTGA